The segment AAATGGAGCGGATGCCGGCCAGGCGCAGCCGGGAGACCATCCATGGCGGGGTGGGGCGGGTGGCGTCCACACCGCGGACCGTGCGGGCCACGAAGCGGTCACAACCGGGCTTGCCGTAGATGGGCGCGTCGTCGTTGAGCTTGACGCCGTAGCCGCCGGAGACTGCCGCAGGGGCATTGACCTTCGCTGCCGGGTCCGTGAAGACGGTTCCGGTGGCGTGGGCATATTCGCGGGCCACGCCGCGGATCGAGAACGCGTAGCCGCGGTCCGGAGTGACGTTGATTTCGGCGGCTTCATCGTAGAGGCCCAGAAGGGACATGGCGTCGGTGCCGATTTCGGGATCGAGGCCAATGCGGGAAAGCACCAGGATGCCGTCGTGGTCCTCGCCGATGCCAAGTTCACGGACGGAGGCGATCATGCCTGCGGACAGGTGCCCGTACGTCTTGCGCGCGGAAATGTGGAAATCACCCGGGAGCACGGCGCCCGGGAGGGTCACCACAACCTTGTCTCCCTCGACGAAGTTATGGGCACCGCAAATGATGCCCTGAACCCCGGAAGGGTCGATGCCCTTGCCGGTCAGGGTCTGCTCCTGGCCTTCAGGGACCACGCGGACCTGGCACCAGTTGATGGTCTTGCCGTTGCTCTGCGGTTCCTTGACGAGGCTCAGGACCTGGCCCACCACGATGGGACCCTTGAGTTCGTCCGTGGGGCGGTGGACGGCTTCCTCTTCAAAGCCGACCTTGACGAGTTCCGCCATGACGTCTTCGGCCGTGGCGTCGGCCGGAACCTGCGCGAATTCACGCAGCCATGAAAGTGGGATACGCACTGTTAGATCTCCATCCCGAAGTGCTCGCTGAAACGTACATCGCCTTCGATCATGTCGCGCATGTCGCCGACCTCGTTGCGGAACATGAGCGTGCGCTCGATGCCCATGCCGAAAGCAAAACCTGAATACTCGTCCGGGTCGATGCCGGCAGCGCGCAGGACGTTGGGATTGACCATGCCGCAGCCGCCCCATTCGATCCAGCGAGGGCCGCCCTTGGCGCCGGGGTGCCAAATGTCCAGCTCCGCGGACGGCTCGGTGAACGGGAAGTAGTTGGGACGCAGGCGGATCTGTGCCTCGTCTCCGAACATCTGCCGGGCGAAGTGCTCCAAAGTGCCGCGCAGGTCGGCCATGCTCAGCTTCTTGTCGATGGCCAGGCCCTCGAACTGGTGGAACACGGGCGTGTGGGTGGCATCGAGTTCATCGGTGCGGAATACCTTGCCCGGGCACAGCACGTAGATGGGCACTTCGCGCTCCAGCATGGAGCGGACCTGTACCGGGGAAGTGTGCGTGCGCATGAGCAGGTGCGCCTCGGGAGGCTCCACGAAGAAGGTGTCCTGCATTTCGCGGGCGGGGTGGTCGGGCTTGAAGTTGAGGGCGTCGAAGTTGAACCACTCGGACTCCACTTCGGGTCCTTCGGCGATTTCCCAGCCCATGCCGACGAAGATGTCCGCCACGCGGTCCTGCAGCGTGGACAGCGGGTGGCGCGCACCGGCACGGCGCCGTCGCGGCGCTGCCGTGACATCGACGGTTTCCTCCACAAGGATGCGGGCGTCGTTTTCGGCTTCGAGCACAGCGGTCCGTGCCGCGAGCGCCTGGTTGACGCGGCCACGGGAGGAACCCATGAGTTTGCCTGCGGCGGCCTTCTGCTCCTTGGGCAGGCCACCGATTTCACGGTTGGCAAGGCTCAAGGGCGACTTCTCGCCGGTGTGCGCCAAACGGACGGCTTTGAGTTCTTCGAGGGAGGATGCAGCGGCAATCGCGGCGACGGCTTCCTCAACGGCAGCGGTGATGGCGGCTTCATCCAGAGGGTTCGGGATGGCAGCGCCCGGCAAAGTGTCAGTCATCTACTGTTCTTAGCTACGAGTCGGAAATGGTCTTCACCAGGCAGGGCCATGGCAAAAGCAGGAGCGATGCTCGCTGGACGCGTCCGGCGGGCACTAACACCCAGTCTAGTAGACGGGTTCGGCGGGGCTTTAACCCGTGACACCGTCCGGACGGCGTTCGCCAGCGCCCGGGGCTAGCATGGCCTCATGACACCGGTCCGCACCATCACTGTCACCGGAGAAGGAACCGCTGAAGCCGTTCCCGACCTGCTCACGCTCACGCTCGCCGTCGAGGTCAGGCGCGACGCCGCCGAAGCTGCGTATGGCGACGCCGGAGCGATCGCCTCGGCTGTGACGGAGGCCTTGCGAGGGCACGGTGTGGCCGGTCTTGACCTGCGGACCAGTGGCCTCAATCTGCGTGCCGAACTCGTCTGGGCCGAACACCAAGGGCAAAAGGTCACTGGTTATGTTGCATCAACCACCTTGGTTGCCCGGGTCGGCCGGTCGTCAGCGGCCCCCGCGGCCATTTCCGCCGCGGTGGCTGCTGGCGGTGACAGCCTTCGCATCAACGGGATCGAACAAGGATTCACGGATGCCCCGGCCGTCGCGGCGCGGGCACAAGAGGCTGCATGGCGGGAAGCCGAAGCGCAGGCGGCCCGATTTGCCGCACTTGCCGGCGCCCGCTTGGGGCAAGTGCTATCCATCGATCAGCGGCCGGAGCATGGATCGTCGGTGCCCATGTTGGCCGGTATGCAGCGCGCCTCAGCGAGCGAAGGCGTGGCTATCGAAGCGGGACTGGTAGCGGTTTCCGCGAGCGTTGTGGTGCAGTGGGAGCTGGATTCGCCCGGGAGTGACGCCGACTGATCCGTGACCCTAGGTGGGCCGCGCCAGCCTAGTGAACAGCTCCCGCGGACAGCTTCGCGTCCAGAGGAGTCTCAAGCGCAGTGCGAACGACGACGGCGATCCCCCGGCCCATGTCGTGCGTCGCCATCCCAGGCGCGGCACTACCCTTCGGCAGTTGGGCTTCGTCATAGGGAACGTGGATGAAGCCGCCTCGCGCGCGCGGCGCAACAGCTCTGGAGAGCTCATGCATCAGGGCATAGAACACATGGTTGCATACGTACGTCCCGGCGGTCTGCGAGACTTCGGCGCGGATTCCCGCGATCTGCAGCGCTCGCAGCGCGGACTTCACCGGCAGTGTGCTGAAGTACGCCGCGGGCCCTCCCGGCACCACCGGTTCGTCGATGGGCCTGTTTCCGGTGTTGTCCGGGATTCTGGCGTCATCGCAGTTAATGGCCACGCGCTCCAGGGAGAGCCGGTCCCGGCCGCCGGCGAGCCCGACGCAGACGACCAACTCCGGGCGCACCCTCCGCATGGCCTCGCGCAGGACCGCAGCGGATTCCCCGAAAATGCACGGTAGTTCGAGCGTTTCCACTTCATGCCCTTCGGCGCGCAAAATTTCCCGCGCTTCGAGGACTGCAGCCCACGAGGGATTGCTGGAATCGCCGCCAAAAGGTTCGAATCCCGTCAGCAGAATCATGAACCCACCCTAGCAACAGCGGACCCGGCTTCCGGGTTCCCCTCTCGATCTTTCACAGGCCTTCTTTCACAGGCCTTCTTTCACAGGCCTTGACAAGTATTAGAACATATATTCGAATGGAGGCCATGAGATGGGACGCACAAGCACTTTCACCACAACGTGGTCCGGCACCCGGAGACAACAGCAACAGCGTTCTGTCCGGAGCCGCCCCAGCTTCGGACGCACTGCTGCCGCTGGCCGGGCTTGTGCGTTCCGTCTCAACTCCCGAATTCTCCGGAGTCACCTTTCATGAGGTCACCGCCAAATCGGTGCTCAACAAGGTGGCGTCCGGTTCCCAGATGCCTTTTGAATGGACGGTCAACCCCTACCGCGGATGCAGCCACGCCTGTGTCTATTGCTTCGCCCGCAAGAGCCACACCTATCTGGAGTTCGACGCCGGACACGATTTCGATTCCCAAGTGATAGTGAAGATCAACGCGGCAGAGGTCCTGCGCAAGGAACTGTCCAAACCGTCGTGGGGCCACCATCATGTGGCCCTTGGCACCAATACGGATCCCTACCAGCGGGCAGAGGGCCGCTACCAGCTGATGCCGGGGATCGTCCGGGCCCTGGCCGATTCCGGTACTCCGTTCTCCATCCTCACCAAGGGAACCCTCCTGGGCCGCGACATCCCCCTCCTCAAGCATGCCTCCAGCCAAGTGCCCGTGGATCTGGGAATCTCGCTGGCCATGACTGACGAAGCCCTGGCCTCGGCGGTGGAACCGGGCACGCCCGCACCGCGCGCCAGGCTCAAGCTCATCCGCCGGCTGCGCGAGGCCGGGCTGCCTTGTGGTGTCATGGCCATGCCCATCCTGCCGTGGCTGACGGACAGCGATGACGCCCTGGAGTCGCTCTTTACCGCCCTGTCCGGAGCCGGCGCCACTGGGGTGACTGCCGGGGCGTTGTACCTGAAGCCGGGCACGCGGGAATGGTTCATGCAATGGCTGGCGGCACACCACCCCCGCCTTGTCGGCAAGTACCAGCGTCTCTACGGCCAAGGCTCGTACGCCTCGAAGGAATACAGGACCTGGTTAACTGGCCGCATCAACTACTTCAAGGCCCGTCACGGCTTTTCCGGGAGCAGCGGTTTCAGCCACAGGAACGCGACCGCGGGCAAGGAGACATCGGCTTCCCTTCCACCGACTTCCTTTCCAACAACTGGTCAGTCCACTCTTTTCTAGCCGAGCAGGCCGGAGGCCACCCGTTCCAGCAGTGCGCGGACAATCGGCAGGTCAGCAGGAATCCACGGCAAGGTGAACGCCTCCTCTCCATTGCCAAGCGGAACCCATCGGAGTTCATCGTGGTCCTGGAGCGGACGCGGTTCGCCGTCAAGCAGTTCGGCGAACCATACCCTCATGACGGCCCGCTCGTTCAGGGGCCACCCGGCGCCTGCGTCCGGTTCCACTTCGGCCCCAACCCGGACAGTGATCCCGAGTTCCTCGAGCAGTTCGCGGTGCAGCGCGTCTTCGAAGGACTCCCCCGCCTCCAGCTTGCCGCCCGGAAACTCCCACATTCCCGCGAATTGCGGCGGGGCGCTGCGTCTTGCGGCCAGCAGCCGCTTCGGGTTTTCAAGGGAATCGACGACGGCGGCGCCCGCCACGCTTATCAGTCCAGTCACCGCAACAGTCTATTGGCCGTCAGGTCATCACCCCTGCCTATGGAAGTTGTCACATTCAGGCACATTCGCCGGAGACTCGCACTAAGCTTAAAAGTCGGCTTTATTCCCTTCGAGTGACATCCCGCTCGCCCCCCAAGAAACAGGACGATGACCACTACCGCTGTCAGCAAGACCTCCCAAAAGACCGGAAGCCGTCACGTGTCGCTGGCGATCTTCGCCCTTGCCATGGGTGGATTCGCCATCGGAACCACGGAGTTCACCATGATGGGCTTGCTCAAGGAGATCGAGCAGGGACTCAACATCAGCACTCCCGAGGCCGGGAACCTCATTTCCGCCTACGCCTTGGGCGTCGTAGTGGGTGCGCCGATCTTCGCGGCGCTGGGCGCCCGGCTCCCCCGCAAGCAACTTGCCTTGGGACTCATGCTGTTCCTCTCCATAGCGAACCTGACGTCCTTCATTGCACCGGACTACGGAACCATGTTGATCACGAGGTTTGCCTCGGGACTGCCGCATGGCGCCTTCTTCGGGATCGCCGCGGTCATTGCGGCGAGCCTGGTTGCTCCCACCAAGCGCGGTTGGGCAATTTCGATGGTCATGGGCGGTCTTACCATCGCCAACGTCATCGGTGTTCCTGCGGCTACCTGGCTCGGCCAGACTTTCGGGTGGCGCCTGCTCTTCGTGGTGGTGGGAGTCATCGGCCTGGCCACCAGCGTGTTGCTGTGGAAGTTTGTCCCCTTTGAGCCTGCCCACCCGGAGGCGAGCATCCGCCGGGAACTTGGTGCCCTCAAGCGCATTCAGGTGTGGCTGGCATTGCTGATCGGAATCATCGGTTTTGGCGGCTTCTTCGCGACCTACACGTACATCTCCCACACCATGACGTCCGTGGCCGGCATCCCACAGTCGCTGATACCCCTCGTAGTCGCCCTCTACGGACTCGGCATGGTGGCAGGCAATATCCTCGGCGGCCGCATCGCCGACAAGTCCGTCATGGGAACCATCTACCGGGTCCTTCCCCTCATCGCCTTGGCGCTGGTGGCCTACGCGGTCGCCGCCCACTGGGCGTGGTCGGCATTCATCATGGTCTTCATCGTCGGCGGTATCGGCTCCATGCTTATCCCGCCGTTGCAGACGCGCCTCCTGGACGCTTCGCCGGACGCCCCATCCTTGGCTTCTTCGCTCAACCACTCCGCCCTCAACATCGCCAACGCCCTCGGCGCGTTCCTCGGCGGCGTGGTCATCGCTTGGGGCTGGGGATACGTCGCCCCTGCCCTCGTCGGCGCTGTCCTGGCCATCCTTGGGCTCGGCGTCGCGGGCATCAGTGGCTGGTTGGAGCGCAAGCGGCCGCTGGCGGCATAGTGCTGGCGGATAACGCGCCCCCGCCGCTCTCTTGTCGCGGGGCTGCTTAGACCTGGACCCGCTCGACGTCGGGCTCCAGGTAGATGACCCGGGCGATCGGTACTGCAGTGCGGATCCTGAGTTCGGCGGCGTCGATCGCTTTGGCGATCGCCTGACCGGTATCTGCCGCGCCCACGCTGATCTTCGCGGCGACAAGCAACTCCTCCGGGCCCAGGTGCATGGTCTTGAGGTGGATGATGCGCGTGCCATCGGACTCAATGGCTTCCGTGATCCGCGCGTTGTCCTCTTTGGTGGCTGATTCGCCGAGTAGCAAGGACTTGGTTTCGACCGCGAGCACGACGGCGATTCCCACAAGAAGCAGGCCGATCATCCCTGTGCCCGCGGCGTCCCACAAGCCGTTGCCCGTGATGAGGGTCAGGCTCACGCCGAGCAGCGCGAAAACGAGGCCCAGGAGGGCTCCGAAATCCTCCAGGAGGATCACGGGCAGTTCCGGTTGCTTGGCGTTGCGGATGAACTTGATCCAGCTTTGTTTGCCGCGCAAGGGATTGGATTCGTGGATTGCGGTGCGGAAAGAGAAGGATTCCGCCACAATCGCACCGAGCAGCACGGCCAGCGGGACCCACCAGAAATCGCCTTCAATGGCGTGGGGGTGCTGGAATTTCTCCCCGG is part of the Arthrobacter ramosus genome and harbors:
- the pheS gene encoding phenylalanine--tRNA ligase subunit alpha; its protein translation is MTDTLPGAAIPNPLDEAAITAAVEEAVAAIAAASSLEELKAVRLAHTGEKSPLSLANREIGGLPKEQKAAAGKLMGSSRGRVNQALAARTAVLEAENDARILVEETVDVTAAPRRRRAGARHPLSTLQDRVADIFVGMGWEIAEGPEVESEWFNFDALNFKPDHPAREMQDTFFVEPPEAHLLMRTHTSPVQVRSMLEREVPIYVLCPGKVFRTDELDATHTPVFHQFEGLAIDKKLSMADLRGTLEHFARQMFGDEAQIRLRPNYFPFTEPSAELDIWHPGAKGGPRWIEWGGCGMVNPNVLRAAGIDPDEYSGFAFGMGIERTLMFRNEVGDMRDMIEGDVRFSEHFGMEI
- a CDS encoding SIMPL domain-containing protein, with translation MTPVRTITVTGEGTAEAVPDLLTLTLAVEVRRDAAEAAYGDAGAIASAVTEALRGHGVAGLDLRTSGLNLRAELVWAEHQGQKVTGYVASTTLVARVGRSSAAPAAISAAVAAGGDSLRINGIEQGFTDAPAVAARAQEAAWREAEAQAARFAALAGARLGQVLSIDQRPEHGSSVPMLAGMQRASASEGVAIEAGLVAVSASVVVQWELDSPGSDAD
- the pcp gene encoding pyroglutamyl-peptidase I, which gives rise to MILLTGFEPFGGDSSNPSWAAVLEAREILRAEGHEVETLELPCIFGESAAVLREAMRRVRPELVVCVGLAGGRDRLSLERVAINCDDARIPDNTGNRPIDEPVVPGGPAAYFSTLPVKSALRALQIAGIRAEVSQTAGTYVCNHVFYALMHELSRAVAPRARGGFIHVPYDEAQLPKGSAAPGMATHDMGRGIAVVVRTALETPLDAKLSAGAVH
- a CDS encoding Rv2578c family radical SAM protein, which produces MRWDAQALSPQRGPAPGDNSNSVLSGAAPASDALLPLAGLVRSVSTPEFSGVTFHEVTAKSVLNKVASGSQMPFEWTVNPYRGCSHACVYCFARKSHTYLEFDAGHDFDSQVIVKINAAEVLRKELSKPSWGHHHVALGTNTDPYQRAEGRYQLMPGIVRALADSGTPFSILTKGTLLGRDIPLLKHASSQVPVDLGISLAMTDEALASAVEPGTPAPRARLKLIRRLREAGLPCGVMAMPILPWLTDSDDALESLFTALSGAGATGVTAGALYLKPGTREWFMQWLAAHHPRLVGKYQRLYGQGSYASKEYRTWLTGRINYFKARHGFSGSSGFSHRNATAGKETSASLPPTSFPTTGQSTLF
- a CDS encoding (deoxy)nucleoside triphosphate pyrophosphohydrolase; amino-acid sequence: MTGLISVAGAAVVDSLENPKRLLAARRSAPPQFAGMWEFPGGKLEAGESFEDALHRELLEELGITVRVGAEVEPDAGAGWPLNERAVMRVWFAELLDGEPRPLQDHDELRWVPLGNGEEAFTLPWIPADLPIVRALLERVASGLLG
- a CDS encoding MFS transporter; translated protein: MTTTAVSKTSQKTGSRHVSLAIFALAMGGFAIGTTEFTMMGLLKEIEQGLNISTPEAGNLISAYALGVVVGAPIFAALGARLPRKQLALGLMLFLSIANLTSFIAPDYGTMLITRFASGLPHGAFFGIAAVIAASLVAPTKRGWAISMVMGGLTIANVIGVPAATWLGQTFGWRLLFVVVGVIGLATSVLLWKFVPFEPAHPEASIRRELGALKRIQVWLALLIGIIGFGGFFATYTYISHTMTSVAGIPQSLIPLVVALYGLGMVAGNILGGRIADKSVMGTIYRVLPLIALALVAYAVAAHWAWSAFIMVFIVGGIGSMLIPPLQTRLLDASPDAPSLASSLNHSALNIANALGAFLGGVVIAWGWGYVAPALVGAVLAILGLGVAGISGWLERKRPLAA
- a CDS encoding cation diffusion facilitator family transporter, with the translated sequence MAANGGTKAIVAALSANLAIAVLKFVAFVLTMSSSMLAEAIHSVADSGNQLLLLLGGKRAHRAASPEHPFGYGRERYIYAFIVSIVLFSVGGLFALFESGEKFQHPHAIEGDFWWVPLAVLLGAIVAESFSFRTAIHESNPLRGKQSWIKFIRNAKQPELPVILLEDFGALLGLVFALLGVSLTLITGNGLWDAAGTGMIGLLLVGIAVVLAVETKSLLLGESATKEDNARITEAIESDGTRIIHLKTMHLGPEELLVAAKISVGAADTGQAIAKAIDAAELRIRTAVPIARVIYLEPDVERVQV